The following are encoded together in the Enterobacteriaceae endosymbiont of Plateumaris sericea genome:
- the ung gene encoding uracil-DNA glycosylase, producing MKKNINWNYFLNKEKQKFYFINLIKKINTDIISGKIIYPNKKNIFYVFKVTNFKNLKVVILGQDPYHEKNQANGLAFSVMPNIKIPASLKNIYKALKFDIPNFKIPKHGYLLNWSKQGVMLLNTVLTVEKGLANSHSNIGWEKFTNNIIKFINNNFKNIVFLLWGNNAKKKIQFINKKKHYILTTSHPSPFSVNKGFLYCRHFSKTNKYLIYHKYDPINWHLNLI from the coding sequence ATGAAAAAAAATATTAATTGGAACTATTTTTTAAATAAAGAAAAACAAAAATTTTATTTCATAAATTTAATAAAGAAAATTAATACTGATATTATTTCTGGTAAAATTATTTATCCAAATAAAAAAAATATATTTTATGTTTTTAAGGTTACTAATTTTAAGAATTTAAAAGTAGTTATATTAGGTCAAGATCCTTACCATGAAAAAAATCAAGCTAATGGTTTAGCATTTTCAGTAATGCCTAATATTAAAATTCCTGCTTCATTAAAAAATATTTATAAAGCATTAAAATTTGATATTCCAAATTTTAAAATTCCAAAACATGGATATTTATTAAATTGGTCTAAACAAGGTGTTATGTTATTAAATACAGTATTAACAGTAGAAAAAGGATTAGCTAATTCTCATAGTAATATTGGATGGGAAAAATTTACAAATAATATAATTAAATTTATTAATAATAATTTTAAAAATATAGTATTTTTACTATGGGGAAACAATGCAAAAAAAAAAATACAATTTATTAATAAAAAAAAACATTATATTTTAACTACATCACATCCTTCACCTTTTTCTGTAAATAAAGGTTTTTTATATTGTAGACATTTTTCTAAAACAAATAAATATCTTATTTATCATAAATATGATCCTATAAATTGGCATTTAAATTTAATATAA
- the rpsF gene encoding 30S ribosomal protein S6 has translation MKYYEIILIIHPDESEKIDNIIKHYKNIIIKNKGIISRLENWGRRQLSYPINKLHKAHYILINIIISNNYINILEKNFRLNESIIRYIVIKTKKEIKCISPILKLKDERHIEQKGNDVIKTI, from the coding sequence ATGAAATATTATGAAATAATACTAATTATACATCCAGATGAAAGTGAGAAAATTGATAATATTATAAAACATTATAAAAATATTATTATTAAAAATAAAGGAATTATTTCTAGATTAGAAAATTGGGGAAGAAGACAATTATCATATCCTATCAATAAATTACATAAAGCACATTATATTTTAATAAATATTATTATTAGTAATAATTATATTAATATTTTAGAAAAAAATTTTCGTCTTAATGAATCAATTATCAGATATATAGTAATTAAAACTAAAAAAGAAATTAAATGTATATCTCCTATTTTAAAATTAAAGGATGAACGTCATATAGAACAAAAAGGTAATGATGTCATTAAAACTATATAA
- the rpsR gene encoding 30S ribosomal protein S18, with the protein MVRYFRRRKFCRFTSEGIKEIDYKDINLLKNFITESGKIVPSRITGTKARYQRQLTRAIKLARYLSLIPYTDHHK; encoded by the coding sequence ATGGTACGTTATTTTCGTCGTCGTAAATTTTGTCGTTTTACATCTGAAGGTATTAAAGAAATTGATTATAAGGATATTAATTTATTAAAAAATTTTATTACTGAAAGTGGTAAAATTGTTCCTAGTAGAATAACTGGTACTAAAGCTAGATATCAGCGACAATTAACTAGAGCAATAAAATTAGCAAGATATTTATCACTAATACCTTATACAGATCATCATAAATAA
- the rplI gene encoding 50S ribosomal protein L9, with protein sequence MEIILLDQIIGLGKKSEIVNVKSGYARNFLIPKNKGIPATKENINLLKKQITKLKSELLEIFNKATLRSKNFTKIIDKIIIKSRSSKEGKLFGSVGRNNIFKEIKNMGYDILKKEIILPKGTLKILGNHEVYFKFHEKVIIKKNIQIINFSK encoded by the coding sequence ATGGAAATAATTTTATTAGATCAAATTATAGGATTAGGAAAAAAATCTGAAATTGTTAATGTTAAATCTGGATATGCAAGAAACTTTTTAATTCCAAAAAATAAAGGTATTCCAGCTACAAAAGAAAATATTAATTTATTAAAAAAACAAATTACTAAATTAAAATCAGAATTATTAGAAATTTTTAATAAAGCAACATTAAGATCAAAAAATTTTACAAAAATAATAGATAAAATTATAATTAAATCTAGATCAAGTAAGGAAGGAAAATTATTTGGTTCAGTTGGAAGAAATAATATTTTTAAAGAAATTAAAAATATGGGATATGATATTTTAAAAAAAGAAATAATTTTACCAAAAGGAACATTAAAAATATTAGGTAATCATGAAGTATATTTTAAATTCCATGAAAAAGTAATAATAAAAAAAAATATTCAAATTATTAATTTTTCAAAATAA
- the dnaX gene encoding DNA polymerase III subunit gamma/tau translates to MNYYVLARKWRPQKFCDVIGQNHIVKAIQYSLSTKKIHPAWIFSGSRGVGKTTIARIFSMGLSCLKDITANPCGLCENCKDIKNNSFLDLIELDSASKTKVEEIRDIIDNIQYKPIRGRYKIYIFDEFHMLSKHSFNALLKILEEPPNHVKFIFATTELQKIPITITSRCLQFHLRLITNKEISQKLKNILYIEKLNYDEKILEVLSNTANGSMRDALSLTDQLISMGKLTIKNCYLMLGLIEKKYLFILIQNLKNKNINFTFEIIDQIASFNINWDNIIIEILFLLHELLKIKIINFVDNIHNKYELNNFYKNNKKYFNIILKQFSLKEIKFMYKTFISGRKNLNFNPNNRIGFEVIILKLIFYFNSINK, encoded by the coding sequence ATGAATTATTATGTATTAGCAAGAAAATGGCGACCTCAAAAATTTTGTGATGTTATAGGACAAAATCATATAGTTAAAGCTATTCAATATAGTTTATCTACAAAAAAAATTCATCCTGCATGGATATTTTCTGGTAGTAGAGGTGTTGGAAAAACAACTATAGCTAGAATATTTTCTATGGGTTTAAGTTGTTTAAAAGATATTACAGCTAATCCATGTGGATTATGTGAAAATTGTAAAGATATAAAAAATAATTCTTTTTTAGATTTAATAGAATTAGATTCTGCATCTAAAACAAAAGTAGAAGAAATTAGGGATATAATAGATAATATTCAATATAAACCTATAAGAGGTCGTTATAAAATATATATATTTGATGAATTTCATATGTTATCAAAACATAGTTTTAATGCTTTATTAAAAATATTAGAAGAACCTCCTAATCATGTAAAATTTATATTTGCAACTACAGAATTACAAAAAATACCAATTACTATTACTTCACGATGTTTACAATTTCATCTTAGGTTAATAACAAATAAAGAAATATCTCAAAAATTAAAAAATATTTTATATATAGAAAAATTAAATTATGATGAAAAAATTTTAGAAGTATTATCAAATACGGCAAATGGAAGTATGCGAGATGCTTTAAGTTTAACAGATCAATTAATTTCTATGGGAAAATTAACAATTAAAAATTGTTATTTAATGTTAGGTTTAATTGAAAAAAAATATTTATTTATATTAATCCAAAATTTAAAAAATAAAAATATTAATTTTACATTTGAAATTATTGATCAGATTGCATCTTTTAACATTAATTGGGATAATATTATTATAGAAATATTATTTTTATTACATGAATTACTAAAAATTAAAATTATTAATTTTGTAGATAATATTCATAATAAATATGAATTAAATAATTTTTATAAAAATAATAAAAAATATTTTAATATTATTTTAAAACAATTTTCTTTAAAAGAAATAAAATTTATGTATAAAACATTTATTTCTGGTAGAAAAAATTTAAATTTTAATCCTAATAATAGAATTGGATTTGAAGTAATTATACTTAAGTTAATATTTTATTTTAATTCAATAAATAAATAA
- the htpG gene encoding molecular chaperone HtpG translates to MKVQETRNFESEVKQLLHLMINSLYSNKEIFLRELISNASDAADKLRFKALSNIKLYENDNQLKVQISIDKKEKLIIINDNGIGMTRDEVIENLGTIAKSGTKSFIESLNISSKKLENNKQTTQFIGQFGVGFYSSFIVANKVSVKTRAAGIPHDKGVFWESTGENNYTITNIYKKFRGTEITLHIRDNNNEFLDVWRIKNIISKYSEHISLPIEIQTYNEKTKQYVWEQINKAQAIWLRNKSEISDSEYKEFYKQLTHDTTDPITWSHNHVEGKQEYTSLLYIPSNVPWDVRNRDYKSGIKLYVQRVFIMDDAEQLLPKYLRFIKGLVDSNDLPLNISREILQDNNIIHNMKNMLTRKVLNMLINLSKKEDVYNDLWKKFGLILKEGPAEDLNNKDKIIELLRFASTYNNNSIQNISLETYINRMIKGQNKIYFLTADNYLSAKSSPHLEFFINKKIEVLLLTDHIDEWMMSYITDFKGKPLQLISKKDDSLNDFLQKEDNIDNNKNIKELDYFIKKIENLLGNKVKKIYYTNRLVNIPAIVTTDTNEMSTQMAKLFAAAGQQTPEIKYNFELNPTHVLIKKAMKIKDEKYFSEFINLLLEEAILAEKGTLDNPNIFINRINYFLSNEKI, encoded by the coding sequence ATGAAAGTACAAGAAACTCGTAATTTTGAATCTGAAGTAAAACAACTTTTACATTTAATGATAAATTCTCTTTATTCTAATAAAGAAATTTTTTTACGAGAATTGATATCAAATGCTTCTGATGCAGCAGATAAATTAAGATTTAAAGCTTTATCTAATATAAAATTATATGAAAATGACAATCAATTAAAAGTACAAATTTCTATAGATAAAAAAGAAAAATTAATTATTATTAACGATAATGGAATTGGTATGACTCGTGATGAAGTAATTGAAAATTTAGGTACAATTGCTAAATCAGGAACAAAATCTTTTATAGAATCTTTAAATATTTCCTCTAAAAAATTAGAAAATAATAAACAAACTACTCAATTTATAGGACAATTCGGTGTTGGATTTTATTCTTCTTTTATTGTTGCAAATAAAGTATCAGTAAAAACTAGAGCAGCAGGAATACCACATGATAAAGGTGTTTTCTGGGAATCTACTGGAGAAAATAATTATACTATTACAAATATTTATAAAAAATTTCGAGGAACTGAAATTACTTTACATATACGTGATAATAATAATGAATTTCTTGATGTATGGCGTATTAAAAATATTATTAGTAAATATTCTGAGCATATATCTTTACCAATAGAAATACAAACATATAATGAAAAAACTAAACAATATGTTTGGGAACAAATTAATAAAGCTCAAGCAATATGGTTACGTAATAAATCAGAGATTAGTGATTCTGAATATAAAGAATTTTATAAACAATTAACTCATGATACAACTGATCCTATAACATGGAGTCATAATCATGTTGAAGGAAAACAAGAATATACTAGTTTATTATATATTCCTTCTAATGTTCCATGGGATGTAAGAAATCGTGATTATAAAAGTGGAATTAAATTATATGTACAAAGAGTTTTTATTATGGATGATGCTGAACAACTTTTACCTAAATATTTAAGATTTATTAAAGGATTAGTAGATTCTAATGATTTACCTTTAAATATTTCAAGAGAAATTTTACAAGATAATAATATTATTCATAACATGAAAAATATGTTAACTAGAAAAGTATTAAATATGTTAATAAATCTTTCAAAAAAAGAAGATGTATATAATGATTTATGGAAAAAATTTGGATTAATATTAAAAGAAGGTCCTGCAGAAGATTTAAATAATAAAGATAAAATTATTGAATTATTACGTTTTGCTTCAACTTATAATAATAATTCTATACAAAATATATCATTAGAAACATATATAAATAGAATGATTAAAGGACAAAATAAAATATATTTTTTAACAGCAGATAATTATCTTTCAGCAAAAAGTAGTCCACATTTAGAATTTTTTATTAATAAAAAAATTGAAGTACTTTTATTAACCGATCATATTGATGAATGGATGATGAGTTATATAACTGATTTTAAAGGAAAACCACTTCAATTAATTAGTAAAAAAGATGATTCATTAAATGATTTTCTTCAAAAAGAAGATAATATAGATAATAATAAAAATATAAAAGAATTAGATTATTTTATAAAAAAAATTGAAAATTTATTAGGAAATAAAGTTAAAAAAATATACTATACAAATCGTTTAGTTAATATTCCTGCTATTGTTACTACAGATACAAATGAAATGAGTACGCAAATGGCTAAATTATTTGCTGCTGCAGGACAACAAACTCCAGAAATAAAATATAATTTTGAATTAAATCCAACTCATGTTTTAATTAAAAAAGCAATGAAGATAAAAGATGAAAAATATTTTTCAGAATTTATTAATTTATTATTAGAAGAAGCTATTTTAGCAGAAAAAGGAACATTAGATAATCCTAATATATTTATAAATAGAATTAATTATTTTTTATCTAATGAAAAGATATAA
- a CDS encoding transglycosylase domain-containing protein, whose translation MKFKKIFSKKNCLLAIIIFTCIYLYFFLNQIINNLPDVRKIKNIQLRSPVKIFYNNQKLSIQFNIHEYHPITIKNFPKKLIQTFLIVEDSNFYIHHGFDLKGIIRAISNMIISGHISQGASTITQQLARNFFLSSEKNIIRKIKEILLAIKIENFFSKKEILELYLNKICLGENCYGVSEAAKKYFNKTLNQLTLSETAILAGLPKNPFIYNPIKSIKKTKKRRDIILKRMLYKNIISKKEYNIAKKTIILNNSHYKLIHIKDN comes from the coding sequence ATGAAATTTAAAAAAATTTTTTCTAAAAAAAATTGTTTATTAGCAATAATAATTTTTACTTGTATTTATTTATATTTTTTTTTAAATCAAATTATAAATAATTTACCTGATGTAAGAAAAATAAAAAATATACAATTACGATCTCCTGTTAAAATTTTTTATAATAATCAGAAATTATCAATACAATTTAATATACATGAGTATCATCCTATTACAATAAAAAATTTTCCTAAAAAACTTATACAAACTTTTCTTATTGTAGAAGATAGTAATTTTTATATTCATCATGGATTTGATTTAAAAGGAATTATTAGAGCTATAAGTAATATGATTATATCAGGACATATATCACAAGGAGCTAGTACTATAACTCAACAATTAGCACGTAATTTTTTTCTAAGCTCAGAAAAAAATATTATAAGAAAAATAAAAGAAATATTATTAGCTATAAAAATAGAAAATTTTTTTTCTAAAAAAGAAATTCTTGAATTGTATTTAAATAAAATTTGTTTAGGAGAAAATTGTTATGGAGTATCTGAAGCAGCTAAAAAATATTTTAATAAAACATTAAATCAATTAACATTAAGTGAAACAGCTATTTTAGCAGGATTACCTAAAAATCCATTTATTTATAATCCTATAAAATCTATAAAAAAAACAAAAAAAAGAAGAGATATAATTTTAAAAAGAATGTTATATAAAAATATAATTTCAAAAAAAGAATATAATATAGCTAAAAAAACTATTATTTTAAATAATTCTCATTATAAATTAATACATATCAAAGATAATTAA
- the aroK gene encoding shikimate kinase AroK codes for MAEKRNIFLIGPMGAGKSTIGRQLANQLNMEFFDSDEEIERRTGADINWVFDVEGEAGFRKREKKIINEITIKKGIILATGGGSIISKETRKYLSSRGIVVYLKTTIEKQLIRTQRDKKRPLLKNKDKPVIEILQNLAKKRNPLYKEIADIIIKTDKQNAKIVANQLINLLEKN; via the coding sequence ATGGCGGAAAAAAGAAATATATTTTTGATAGGTCCTATGGGAGCAGGGAAAAGTACAATTGGACGTCAATTAGCAAATCAATTAAATATGGAATTTTTTGATTCTGACGAAGAAATTGAACGTCGTACTGGAGCTGATATAAATTGGGTTTTTGATGTAGAAGGAGAAGCAGGATTTAGAAAACGTGAAAAAAAAATTATTAATGAAATTACTATAAAAAAAGGAATTATTTTAGCTACGGGAGGAGGTTCTATAATATCTAAAGAAACACGTAAATATTTATCATCTAGAGGAATAGTTGTTTATTTAAAAACCACTATAGAAAAACAATTAATTCGGACTCAAAGAGATAAAAAGCGTCCTTTATTAAAAAATAAAGATAAACCAGTAATAGAAATTTTACAAAATTTAGCTAAAAAAAGAAATCCTTTATATAAAGAAATAGCTGATATTATTATTAAAACAGATAAACAAAATGCTAAAATTGTTGCTAATCAACTTATCAATCTATTAGAAAAAAATTAA
- the aroB gene encoding 3-dehydroquinate synthase, with translation MVKTILVKTKKHNYPINIGFDLFKTPYLFSNFKHGDQAMIVTNQKIFTLYFKKLSDILQYIGIKLDYIILPDGEKYKTLITMNIIYSSLLKKLHSRDTTLISLGGGVIGDITGFAASSYQRGVKLIQIPTTLLSQVDASIGGKTAVNHDLGKNMIGSFYQPNAVMINLNYLDTLSKREFSSGMAEVIKYSIIFDNIFFSWLEKNIDKLFNLDQKSIKYCIYKCCKFKSKIVCKDENEKNTRVLLNLGHTYGHAIESETNYNGKWLHGEAISVGIIMSCITSEKLNLFSNNDTIRIINLLKRCNLPVQNPKFMNTKKYLKYMFLDKKVHNNKIHLIIPVKIGKVIINNNITENIISDSIRQLNNLI, from the coding sequence ATGGTAAAAACTATTTTAGTAAAAACAAAAAAACATAATTATCCTATTAATATAGGTTTTGATTTATTTAAAACACCATATTTATTTAGTAATTTTAAACATGGTGATCAAGCTATGATAGTTACTAATCAAAAAATATTTACTCTTTATTTTAAAAAATTATCTGATATTTTACAATATATTGGTATAAAATTAGATTATATTATTTTACCAGATGGTGAAAAATATAAAACATTAATAACAATGAATATTATTTATTCATCTTTATTAAAAAAATTACATAGTAGAGATACTACATTAATTTCTCTAGGAGGTGGTGTAATTGGTGATATAACTGGTTTTGCAGCATCTAGTTATCAAAGAGGAGTTAAATTAATACAAATTCCTACTACTTTATTATCTCAAGTAGATGCTTCTATAGGTGGTAAAACTGCTGTTAATCATGATTTAGGCAAAAATATGATAGGTAGTTTTTATCAACCTAATGCTGTTATGATAAATTTAAATTATTTAGATACATTATCTAAAAGAGAATTTTCTTCTGGTATGGCAGAAGTTATTAAATATAGTATTATTTTTGATAATATTTTCTTTTCTTGGTTAGAAAAAAATATTGATAAATTATTTAATTTAGATCAAAAATCTATAAAATATTGTATTTATAAATGTTGTAAATTTAAATCAAAAATTGTTTGTAAAGATGAAAATGAAAAAAATACAAGAGTATTATTAAATTTAGGACATACTTATGGACATGCAATTGAATCAGAAACAAATTATAATGGAAAATGGTTACATGGAGAAGCAATATCAGTTGGCATAATTATGTCATGTATAACATCAGAAAAATTGAATTTATTCAGTAATAATGATACTATAAGAATAATAAATTTATTAAAAAGATGTAATTTGCCAGTTCAAAATCCTAAATTTATGAACACAAAAAAATATTTAAAATATATGTTTTTAGATAAAAAAGTTCATAATAATAAAATTCATTTAATTATTCCTGTAAAAATAGGTAAAGTTATAATAAATAATAATATTACAGAAAATATTATATCTGATTCAATTAGACAATTAAATAATTTAATTTGA
- the rpe gene encoding ribulose-phosphate 3-epimerase, translating into MNKYLLAASILSANFSYLGKEINDVIIAGVDIIHFDIMDNHYVPNLTIGPLVLKSLREYGIKDLFDVHLMTKPVDNLIISCAKAGANYITFHPECSNHIDRSISLIKKYGCKAGLAFNPSTSLNYLDYIIDKLDLILIMSVNPGFAGQKFIPNILSKIIQVRKIINKNKKNILLSIDGGINIKNINQIANSGANILVLGSTIFNNILSYKEIIKQIKTELKQIKYK; encoded by the coding sequence ATGAATAAATATTTACTTGCTGCATCTATTTTATCAGCTAATTTTTCTTATTTAGGAAAAGAAATTAATGATGTTATTATAGCTGGAGTAGATATAATACATTTTGATATTATGGATAATCATTATGTTCCTAATTTAACTATAGGACCATTAGTATTAAAATCATTAAGAGAATATGGAATTAAAGATCTTTTTGATGTACATTTAATGACAAAACCAGTAGATAATTTAATTATTTCTTGTGCTAAAGCTGGAGCAAATTATATTACTTTTCACCCGGAATGTTCCAATCATATTGATCGTAGTATTTCTTTAATAAAAAAATATGGTTGTAAAGCAGGATTAGCTTTTAATCCATCTACTTCATTAAATTATTTAGATTATATAATAGATAAATTAGATTTAATATTAATTATGTCAGTAAATCCTGGATTTGCAGGACAAAAATTTATTCCAAATATTTTAAGTAAAATTATTCAAGTAAGAAAAATAATTAATAAAAATAAAAAAAACATATTATTATCAATTGATGGAGGAATAAATATAAAAAATATAAATCAAATAGCAAATTCTGGAGCTAATATATTAGTATTAGGTTCAACTATATTTAACAATATATTATCTTATAAAGAAATCATTAAACAAATTAAAACAGAATTAAAACAAATAAAATATAAATAA
- the trpS gene encoding tryptophan--tRNA ligase, translating into MLIKPIVFSAIQPTGNLTIGNYIGALKQWKIIQKKFFCIYCIADLHSLTIYQKPNLLNKNVLNTLAVFLACGINPNKNIIFIQSHVPQHTQLSWILNCFTYFGELKRMIQFKEKMLLFKNKNINIGLFNYPVLMAADILLYQSEKIPVGKDQIQHIEMVRNIAKRFNSTYGKIFTIPEKIINDQGSSIMSLLNPLKKMSKSDSNSNNIISLFDNNDVITKKIQNAVTDSDIPPNIIYDKINKPGISNLLSIMSNITNNSIQNLEIEFKGKTYNNLKKSIIEHLCIFLNKFRKKYFKYRKNKELLNNIIISGSSEARKKADITLNKVNNVIGLYK; encoded by the coding sequence ATGTTAATTAAACCAATAGTATTCAGTGCTATTCAACCAACAGGTAATCTTACCATAGGTAATTATATAGGTGCATTAAAACAATGGAAAATAATTCAAAAAAAATTTTTTTGTATTTATTGTATTGCAGATCTTCATTCTTTAACTATATATCAAAAACCTAATCTTTTAAATAAAAATGTATTAAATACATTAGCTGTTTTTTTAGCATGTGGTATTAATCCTAATAAAAATATTATTTTTATACAGTCTCATGTGCCTCAACATACACAATTAAGTTGGATATTAAATTGTTTTACTTATTTTGGTGAATTAAAAAGAATGATCCAATTTAAAGAAAAAATGTTATTATTTAAAAATAAAAATATAAATATTGGATTATTTAATTATCCTGTATTAATGGCAGCTGATATTTTATTATATCAATCAGAAAAAATTCCAGTTGGAAAAGATCAAATACAACATATTGAAATGGTTAGAAATATAGCTAAAAGATTTAATTCTACTTATGGAAAAATCTTTACAATACCAGAAAAAATTATTAATGATCAAGGATCATCTATAATGTCATTATTAAATCCTCTTAAAAAAATGTCTAAATCTGATTCTAATTCTAATAATATTATTAGTTTATTTGATAATAATGATGTAATTACAAAAAAAATTCAAAATGCTGTTACTGATTCTGATATTCCTCCTAATATTATATATGATAAAATTAATAAACCAGGTATTTCTAATTTACTTAGTATAATGTCTAATATTACTAATAATTCAATTCAAAATTTAGAAATAGAATTTAAAGGAAAAACTTATAATAATTTAAAGAAATCTATTATAGAACATCTATGTATATTTTTAAATAAATTTAGAAAAAAATATTTTAAATATAGAAAAAACAAAGAATTACTTAATAATATTATTATTAGTGGATCTAGTGAAGCTAGAAAAAAAGCAGACATTACTTTAAATAAAGTTAATAATGTTATAGGATTATACAAATAA
- the crp gene encoding cAMP-activated global transcriptional regulator CRP, giving the protein MVVLKPKKDPTLEWFLTYCHINKYSAKTILINKGDVAKKLYFILKGSVVVLIKNNKGKEIILSYLNQGDFVGELGIFNHTHKRTAWVKLKTDCELAEISYKNFYNLIKINNDIIMKVSSQIAHRLQITSKKVSNLAFLDVSNRIVKTLLNLARSPDAITHPNGMQIKITRQEIGKIVGCSRETVGRIFKILENQNLIYAHGKTIVIYGTR; this is encoded by the coding sequence ATGGTAGTTTTAAAACCAAAAAAAGATCCTACTTTAGAATGGTTTCTTACTTATTGTCATATTAATAAGTATTCAGCTAAAACTATTTTAATAAATAAAGGTGATGTAGCAAAAAAATTATATTTTATATTAAAGGGTAGTGTTGTAGTTTTAATTAAAAATAATAAAGGAAAAGAAATTATTCTTAGTTATTTAAATCAAGGTGATTTTGTAGGAGAATTAGGAATTTTTAATCATACTCATAAACGTACTGCATGGGTAAAATTAAAAACAGATTGTGAATTAGCAGAAATATCTTATAAAAATTTTTATAATTTAATAAAAATTAATAATGATATTATTATGAAAGTTTCTTCTCAAATAGCTCATAGATTGCAAATTACATCTAAAAAAGTGAGTAATTTAGCTTTTTTAGATGTAAGTAATAGGATTGTAAAAACATTATTAAATTTAGCTAGAAGTCCTGATGCTATTACTCATCCTAATGGTATGCAAATTAAAATTACTAGACAAGAAATTGGTAAAATAGTTGGTTGTTCAAGAGAAACAGTAGGACGTATATTTAAAATTCTTGAAAATCAAAATTTAATTTATGCACATGGAAAAACAATTGTTATTTATGGTACTCGTTAA
- the metF gene encoding methylenetetrahydrofolate reductase → MKYFCIENKEYIDKFFNKSFNKFNISFEIFPPLNYEIKSKFWNIIKTLVILEPKFISITTHRRDVNNFYNNTYNIVKKIQKYVNVELAPHITCINTKNNELYNIATKYWKNGIKHIVALRGDKIKSNTNINSLMYASDLVYFLKQIANFNISVAAYPELHPESQNIKEDLINLKRKVDAGATRAITQFFFDIETYLLFRDRCISQGINIEIIPGILPITNFIQLKKFIKITNIKIPYYINNMFKNLNTQDDSTCKLLGSFIAIEMIRRLKNEGVNHFHFYTLNKSEIIYAICLYLGIKPNKFIFNQKK, encoded by the coding sequence ATGAAATATTTTTGTATAGAAAATAAAGAATATATAGATAAATTTTTTAATAAATCATTTAATAAATTTAATATATCATTTGAAATTTTTCCTCCTTTGAATTATGAAATAAAATCTAAATTTTGGAATATAATTAAAACTTTAGTAATATTAGAACCAAAATTTATTTCTATAACAACACATAGAAGAGATGTTAATAATTTTTATAATAATACATATAATATTGTAAAAAAAATACAAAAATATGTTAATGTAGAACTAGCTCCTCATATAACATGTATAAATACGAAGAATAATGAATTGTATAATATAGCAACAAAATATTGGAAAAATGGAATAAAACATATAGTTGCTTTAAGAGGAGATAAAATAAAATCTAATACAAATATTAATTCTTTAATGTATGCTTCTGATTTAGTTTATTTTTTGAAACAAATAGCAAATTTTAATATTTCAGTAGCAGCATATCCTGAATTACATCCAGAATCTCAAAATATTAAAGAAGATTTAATTAATTTAAAGAGAAAAGTAGATGCAGGAGCTACAAGAGCTATTACACAATTTTTTTTTGACATAGAAACTTATCTTTTATTTCGTGATAGATGTATATCTCAAGGAATAAATATAGAAATTATTCCAGGAATATTACCTATTACAAATTTTATACAGTTAAAAAAATTTATAAAAATAACAAACATTAAAATACCTTATTATATAAATAATATGTTTAAAAATTTAAATACACAAGATGATAGTACATGTAAATTATTAGGAAGTTTTATTGCTATAGAAATGATAAGAAGATTAAAAAATGAAGGAGTAAACCATTTTCATTTTTATACTTTAAATAAATCAGAAATAATTTACGCTATTTGTCTTTATTTGGGTATTAAACCTAATAAATTTATTTTTAATCAAAAAAAATAA